One Leishmania major strain Friedlin complete genome, chromosome 29 DNA segment encodes these proteins:
- a CDS encoding conserved hypothetical protein (previous protein_id=AAZ09668.1) — protein sequence MLLILGPTAQTTLGKGIWAAVEASWNETSLYQEGCEWVARSFGDEAFYSCLDALWLPSPSQDCGSSSADSEGAREATSARFLTQQLQYMRLLEVLFRLPETRGANRALFEAEMAARVYSPAVEAHYALADKALRETTPPPSLSERDDSDQGERGSGNRLTCGDPFAVVYTRTAPGAPLRALRVKTPAALKRAAGGAGPQHRDAVVSIDELAFASFDHRHPAPLLAAVREVPAVVVLYGLPGSPAAHALHRVAVELSNPSDVASATVSGAPAYFWRHLPVSVSRLCAAAGVREQSLAAAMTSLWDSPLAVQGYGVTVDIKNMEYKVLDEKAAAQQRSKEQSSTAADKGSSHDGTDAPAAAKRVPETQVGRIAGGFHVGRLKERYPGLAASLDEFAILLDEEMGSDDVKVNFDVRELQKIGLAATQYISEVENHSRRLHVLTDMVMRFPTYAAALSRIAALPGRLVEVQKTLLILHQRMRPGQSAFFVDGWRVEEKELTLFGVLQALHEEERLIRRMKTVLTTCAVAAADADSAAEDAVHEARTVPLAPAVLEKVADYVKRTTHRTIVSLEDNADTEAAYAIPSEHIIWINNVETDPRFKRLPPVLSILLARGYVKTPLPRRNVLNFVFLWNPVSRSSLQMIFHMFRFHQEGLIARYGLALADQTWSPVFEAGVQGGGGGFKGESAGSQAALQVFALVYHLVATGKTNNVLVFLMELLEEAKQARADTIPDAVISRVCTRTARAKLNSDIGELTSKANFLSHYHETQAALRRFRVPEYPATFLNGVQLKNSMAGMSTALQREMTLLRAWVASGALRDGMKDMYSAILKQRGAADHLQPALVRGPVTMRWSDTPTTVAYIESLPYVYSASYAEEVPALTQLVTLPCKFTTAMLQQLQTVMEALEECGVAAKSQGAIHEVCGTLRLSLVSCPAATSLFHRHIGALQQQLARSSTPKAARYTTLRRYLSHIAEAMTSANVGVNAVLGTETVAAALAAAPLPADLQALVGVSRSTDANTSPQWARAKVQFWSVFADAYHGSAGNVALVTNGRIVAMDASFSAADVLSAAGLVAPITKAVQRAVMSVRFDEMSTADGGYAADELDNNFFASKAACLSSVFGDDISQHMAKQSSSAPALMREESILGPENDWKPLQAVLFTVSNVARNAGEEAGTASGAVAQPLHHVTVVVDPSSRDAQVIVSLAHYLVQSSLHIRLTFLLNPSLDVKFPIRNFYQYVGSPALAFEETSGRVVAPHATFSQMPSSTLLTLGVDEPPSWTVFSQDAEVDLDNIMLSSLPRSTLFVTAVYRIHSVLVTGGTTDVQTGVAPDGLPLSLLHSSRARGALEVASAARTTDTQVMANQGGYYQLQANPGLWYLSIKEGPVAAAFCIKAIEGHAVRGCAEGANGSLLTNWTQGQRIPLVIDSFRGRYLSLQVGHTPTSDATADLHTILQQMASDVRLEWPPSHSVRDATPALPEKPTLNIFSVASGHLYERFLRMMMYSVHKTSSDQHGANTTRIKFWVIENFLSPQFKRYIPLLAERLGFEVGFVTYRWPWWLPRQTEKQRKIWAYKILFLDVLFPLDVDRIIFVDADQTAQADLHELYNMEIDGKPIAMTPFCLKFKNKATKSFRFWERGFWKDHLRGKPYHISAIFLVDLRRFRAMLAGDQYRGTYASLEGDPNSLQNLDQDLPNYLQPSVPIFSLPEEWLWCETWCSEKSKSKAKTIDLCNNPRTKMPKLENAKMIIPGWEELDNKLQNLSDSVLASL from the coding sequence atGCTACTCATCCTAGGCCccacggcgcagacgacgctTGGCAAGGGCATCTGGGCTGCTGTGGAAGCATCGTGGAACGAGACGTCGCTCTATCAGGAGGGCTGCGAATGGGTCGCGCGTTCTTTCGGCGACGAGGCCTTCTACAGTTGCCTTGATGCCCTCTGGCTGCCGTCTCCGTCGCAGGACTGCGGAAGCAGTAGTGCTGACTCTGAGGGGGCGCGCGAGGCGACTAGCGCTCGCTTCctcacgcagcagctgcagtaCATGAGACTTCTCGAGGTTCTCTTTCGCCTGCCTGAGACGCGAGGTGCCAACAGAGCCCTCTTTGAAGCAGAGATGGCGGCTCGCGTCTACTCGCCGGCCGTGGAGGCGCACTACGCCCTTGCGGATAAGGCTCTGCGCgagacgacgccgccgccatcctTGTCGGAGAGGGACGACAGCGACCAAGGTgagcgtggcagcggcaacaggcTGACCTGTGGCGACCCCTTCGCCGTCGTTTACACCCGCACTGCACCAGGTGCCCCACTACGGGCGCTTCGTGTCAAAACACCTGCAGCCCTGAAGCGTGCAGCGGGTGGGGCGGGGCCGCAACACAGAGACGCCGTGGTGTCCATAGACGAGCTCGCTTTCGCGAGCTTTGACCACCGTCACCCGGCACCATTGCTGGCTGCTGTTCGCGAGGTACCGGCTGTGGTGGTTCTGTATGGACTGCCTGGCTCCCCTGCCGCCcacgcgctgcaccgcgttGCCGTGGAGCTGTCGAACCCCTCCGACGTCGCCAGTGCCACCGTCTCTGGTGCTCCGGCCTATTTCTGGCGGCATCTGCCAGTGTCGGTGTCACGtctctgcgccgctgctggtgtacGTGAGCAGTCAttggcagcagcgatgacgaGTCTGTGGGACAGTCCTTTGGCTGTACAGGGCTATGGCGTTACCGTGGACATTAAAAACATGGAGTACAAGGTGCTGGATGagaaggcggccgcgcagcaaCGATCCAAGGAGCAGAGCTCGACGGCAGCGGATAAGGGGTCGTCGCATGACGGCACCGATGCTCCGGCTGCGGCGAAGCGGGTACCGGAGACGCAGGTGGGCCGCATCGCTGGCGGCTTTCACGTTGGCCGGCTGAAGGAACGCTACCCGGGCTTGGCGGCCTCCCTCGACGAGTTTGCCATCCTCCTTGACGAGGAGATGGGCAGCGACGACGTGAAGGTGAACTTTGATGTGAGGGAGCTGCAGAAAATAGGTCTTGCTGCGACGCAGTATATCAGCGAAGTGGAGAACCACAGTCGGCGCTTGCACGTGCTAACTGACATGGTGATGCGATTCCCGACctacgccgccgccctctcccgcATCGCGGCACTGCCCGGCCGACTCGTGGAGGTGCAGAAGACTTTGCTCATTCTCCATCAGCGCATGAGACCAGGTCAGTCAGCGTTCTTCGTGGACGGCTGGCgagtggaggagaaggaacTCACCCTCTTTGGAGTCCTGCAAGCCTTGCATGAGGAAGAGCGGCTCATTCGGCGCATGAAAACGGTGCTGACCACGTGCGcagttgccgccgctgacgctgatTCTGCTGCAGAAGACGCGGTGCACGAGGCGCGCACGGTGCCATTGGCGCCCGCAGTGCTCGAGAAGGTTGCCGACTACGTGAAGCGGACAACTCACCGCACCATTGTCAGCTTGGAGGACAACGCCGATACGGAGGCTGCGTACGCGATTCCCTCAGAGCACATCATCTGGATCAACAACGTCGAGACGGACCCGCGGTTCAAGAGGCTGCCACCGGTGCTCTCGATCCTCCTAGCCCGCGGCTACGTCAAAACACCGCTCCCGCGACGCAACGTGCTGAACTTCGTGTTCTTGTGGAATCCAGTCTCCAGGTCGAGTCTGCAGATGATATTCCACATGTTCCGCTTTCATCAGGAGGGCCTCATCGCTCGCTACGGACTTGCACTGGCGGACCAGACATGGTCGCCTGTGTTTGAGGCAGGGGTGCagggtggtggcggaggctTCAAGGGCGAGTCTGCCGGGTCACAGGCTGCGCTTCAGGTATTCGCTCTCGTGTATCACCTCGTCGCTACGGGCAAGACGAATAATGTGCTGGTCTTTCTGAtggagctgctcgaggaAGCCAAGCAGGCCCGAGCGGACACGATTCCTGACGCGGTGATTTCTCGCGTGTGCACGAGGACCGCACGGGCGAAGCTCAACTCCGATATCGGTGAACTGACGAGCAAAGCGAATTTTCTGAGCCACTACCACGAGACgcaagcggcgctgcgccgcttccgtGTTCCCGAGTACCCGGCCACCTTCCTTAACGGTGTCCAGCTGAAGAACAGCATGGCCGGCATGTCAACCGCGCTCCAGAGAGAGATGACGTTGCTGCGGGCGTGGGTAGCAAGCGGGGCCCTGCGAGACGGGATGAAGGACATGTACAGCGCCATTCTCAAacagcgaggcgctgcggacCACCTGCAACCCGCATTAGTGCGTGGCCCGGTGACGATGCGGTGGTCGGACACGCCGACCACGGTCGCCTACATTGAGAGTCTGCCATACGTGTATAGTGCTTCGTACGCTGAGGAAGTCCCGGCACTCACGCAGCTTGTGACGTTGCCGTGCAAATTCACGACTgcgatgctgcagcagtTGCAAACGGTTATGGAAGCGCTGGAGGAGTGCGGCGTTGCCGCGAAGTCGCAAGGAGCGATCCATGAAGTGTGCGGCACGCTGCGACTTTCGCTGGTTTCGTGTCCAGCGgccacctctctctttcatCGCCACATTGGagcgcttcagcagcagctggctcgcagcagcacgccgaaGGCAGCGCGGTACACTACACTTCGACGGTACCTGTCCCACATCGCGGAAGCCATGACATCGGCGAATGTTGGCGTGAACGCTGTTCTGGGCACAGAGAcggtggctgcagcgctggcggcggcaccactcCCTGCCGACCTGCAGGCGTTGGTCGGTGTCTCCCGCAGCACCGATGCCAATACATCGCCGCAGTGGGCTCGCGCAAAGGTGCAGTTTTGGTCCGTTTTCGCCGACGCGTATCACGGAAGCGCCGGCAACGTCGCCCTGGTCACCAATGGTCGCATCGTTGCCATGGATGCCAGCTTTAGCGCTGCAGACGTTCTCTCGGCAGCTGGGCTCGTGGCGCCCATCACCAAAGCGGTCCAGAGGGCGGTAATGAGTGTGCGATTTGACGAGATGAgcaccgccgacggcggctaCGCTGCAGATGAGTTGGACAACAACTTTTTCGCTAGCAAAGCCGCCTGCCTGAGCAGCGTGTTCGGAGACGATATCTCGCAGCACATGGCGAAGCAGAGCTCCTCTGCGCCCGCTCTGATGCGGGAGGAGAGCATCCTCGGGCCTGAAAATGACTGGAAGCCGCTGCAGGCAGTGCTGTTCACGGTGAGCAACGTCGCCAGAAATGCTGGGGAAGAAGCAGGCACAGCGAGTGGGGCAgtggcgcagccgctgcaccatGTGACCGTCGTAGTGGATCCTTCGTCGCGTGATGCTCAAGTGATCGTTTCGCTCGCGCACTACCTCGTTCAATCCTCGCTGCACATTCGCCTCACTTTTCTGTTGAATCCATCACTGGATGTCAAGTTCCCGATTCGAAACTTCTACCAGTATGTTGGCAGCCCCGCGTTGGCGTTCGAGGAGACCTccggccgcgtcgtcgcgccGCATGCCACCTTCTCGCAAATGCcgtcgtcgacgctgctCACGCTGGGCGTCGACGAGCCGCCATCGTGGACCGTCTTCTCGCAGGATGCCGAGGTGGATTTGGACAATATCATGCTGTCGAGCCTGCCTCGCAGCACTCTCTTCGTGACGGCCGTCTACCGCATTCACTCAGTGCTGGTAACGGGTGGCACGACCGATGTGCAGACGGGTGTCGCCCCTGACGGGCTTCCACTCTCCTTGCTCCATTCGTctcgcgcacgcggcgctctAGAGGTGgcctcggcagcgcgcaccaccgACACGCAGGTAATGGCGAACCAAGGCGGATACTACCAGCTGCAGGCCAACCCCGGACTCTGGTACCTCTCCATCAAGGAAGgcccggtggcggcggccttcTGCATCAAGGCCATCGAAGGCCACGccgtgcgcggctgcgcggagGGGGCGAACGGGTCGTTGCTGACGAACTGGACACAGGGCCAGCGCATCCCGCTCGTGATCGACTCCTTCCGCGGCCGTTATCTCTCGCTACAGGTGGGCCACACACCTACATCCGATGCGACAGCCGATTTGCACACGATCCTGCAGCAAATGGCGTCCGATGTGCGGCTCGAGTGGCCTCCCTCGCATTCGGTGCGTGACGCAACGCCTGCGCTGCCAGAGAAACCGACGCTCAACATCTTCTCCGTCGCCTCCGGTCACCTGTACGAGCGCTTTCTACGAATGATGATGTATAGCGTTCACAAAACGTCGAGTGATCAGCACGGCGCCAACACGACGCGCATCAAGTTCTGGGTGATTGAGAACTTTCTCTCCCCGCAGTTCAAGCGGTACATCCCCCTCCTCGCGGAGCGGCTGGGGTTCGAAGTCGGCTTTGTGACGTACCGCTGGCCGTGGTGGCTGCCACGGCAaacagagaagcagcgcaagaTCTGGGCCTACAAGATTCTCTTCTTGGACGTGCTGTTCCCTCTCGACGTCGACCGGATCATCTTCGTCGACGCTGACCAGACTGCTCAGGCGGACCTGCACGAGTTGTACAACATGGAGATTGACGGCAAGCCGATCGCCATGACCCCGTTTTGCCTCAAGTTCAAAAACAAGGCGACCAAGTCGTTCCGATTCTGGGAACGGGGATTCTGGAAGGACCACCTGCGCGGCAAGCCCTACCACATCAGCGCTATCTTCCTCGTCGACCTTCGCCGCTTTCGCGCGATGCTTGCTGGCGACCAGTACCGCGGCACCTACGCCAGCCTAGAAGGGGATCCGAACAGCCTGCAGAACCTCGACCAGGATCTGCCCAACTACCTGCAGCCCTCCGTTCCCATCTTCTCCTTGCCAGAAGAGTGGCTCTGGTGCGAGACGTGGTGCAGCGAGAAAAGCAAATCAAAAGCCAAGACGATCGACCTCTGCAACAACCCGCGGACGAAGATGCCAAAGCTGGAGAACGCCAAGATGATCATTCCGGGCTGGGAGGAACTGGACAACAAACTGCAGAACTTGTCGGATAGTGTGCTCGCCAGCTTGTGA
- a CDS encoding conserved hypothetical protein (previous protein_id=AAZ09669.1) → MIDYGNDRQYQARCAYGNPEKSIEIHGAKMETFNVDIRKNGAMRNRAMVLSGLAGLCTAAGAVAVAVGAPQMLGRVRGVRDAPCMILWTVAGGLCLAYVSTSSFYFERAIYDLEFRREMWEIENHLSGEVQEMLSIYKSQGLTEEEALIVTRIFARQKTVFANLMMVEELGYSRLEPPTTSEAVTNVGVPAVMGFVIGVATPLLCLAGALRARSCGQGSSMSAAGGGAICGQSAVTTHAKLLGAGIFCMCTAVLSYVQTEVFFGAYAHAPALLHTTVSNAAGIGSVFGLSYVAARWA, encoded by the coding sequence ATGATAGACTATGGTAACGACCGACAGTACCAGGCGCGGTGCGCCTACGGCAACCCCGAGAAATCGATCGAGATTCACGGCGCCAAGATGGAGACATTCAACGTGGATATCCGCAAGAACGGCGCCATGCGCAATCGAGCCATGGTGCTCTCCGGCCTCGCGGGTCTGTGCACGGCGGCAGGGGCCGTCGCCGTGGCTGTGGGCGCGCCACAAATGCTGGGTCGTGTGCGCGGCGTGAGGGACGCGCCGTGCATGATTCTGTGGACGGTGGCTGGCGGTTTGTGCTTGGCGTACGTGTCCACTAGCTCCTTCTACTTTGAGCGAGCCATCTACGACCTAGAATTTCGGCGTGAGATGTGGGAGATTGAGAATCACTTGTCCGGCGAAGTTCAGGAGATGCTGTCCATCTACAAGAGCCAGGggctgacggaggaggaggcactCATTGTTACCCGTATCTTTGCGCGACAGAAGACGGTGTTCGCCAACTTGATGATGGTCGAGGAGCTCGGCTACTCCCGACTAGAGCCGCCTACGACAAGCGAGGCGGTCACAAACGTCGGCGTACCCGCCGTAATGGGCTTCGTGATCGGCGtcgcgacgccgctgctgtgcttgGCGGGTGCACTGCGCGCAAGGTCCTGCGGCCAAGGCAGCAGCATGagtgctgccggcggcggtgcgatCTGTGGTCAGTCTGCGGTAACAACGCACGCAAAATTGTTGGGTGCGGGCATCTTTTGCATGTGTACCGCAGTGTTGAGCTACGTGCAGACGGAGGTCTTTTTCGGCGCTTACGCAcatgcgccagcgctgcttcACACCACCGTGTCCAACGCCGCCGGCATCGGTTCCGTGTTCGGCCTCAGCTATGTAGCGGCGCGTTGGgcgtga
- a CDS encoding conserved hypothetical protein (previous protein_id=AAZ09670.1): MNPAAVRMARGPVTPHRRLSGCTSALCCAIAIALFCALCCEVSALEVGKFFPGKAHMSAKNRYESVQALQALQRAIDDPELQKEVESALKDTTRGFDMCRSALYRCNRVTGALEEAVIKGMRGGTVKWDEYPKSVKRIRIGDSRLRQPLVLSSLPANLEEFVATNVEWESDSILRVPQSGEGGVVKGPLAHLRVLQCYNCALVKAEVTATTPQLEQLQVLSLSGNPDLVIDLRELPRNLQSLQLSYTQLAHSTVREVLETAPAFLSLLNISFTGVALTLDMLLSARNQLKTLDVSGLESSKPVSPLSASQLQSVCSESGFSLAELYLARCSLTGTLPDLRNCTKLKVIDLSHNLLDGAVFTQLPENIELLHLNSNVIQGGLRTSELPRTLRRLDISENHFTGEVDLSALPQQLQYLDIGHNHFSGKVNLTQLPESVKFVYMEYNDFTGAADLVDLPLGIRFIMVHHNNWDYLMPAP, encoded by the coding sequence ATGAACCCGGCAGCTGTGAGGATGGCGCGCGGCCCGGTCACCCCACACCGCCGCCTTAGTGGCTGCACCAGCGCGCTCTGCTGTGCCATCGCAATCGCGCTGTTTTGTGCTCTTTGTTGTGAAGTCagcgcgctggaggtgggCAAGTTTTTTCCCGGCAAGGCGCACATGAGCGCGAAGAATCGTTACGAATCTGTTCAGGCGCTACAggctctgcagcgcgcgaTCGACGACCCTGAGCTGCAGAAGGAGGTAGAGTCCGCGCTCAAGGACACAACGAGGGGCTTCGACATGTGCCGATCGGCGCTGTACCGCTGCAACCGCGTGACCGGCGCTctcgaggaggcggtcaTCAAGGGCATGCGCGGCGGAACTGTGAAGTGGGACGAGTACCCCAAGTCGGTGAAGCGGATCCGCATCGGGGACTCGAGGCTGAGGCAGCCACTCGTGCTCTCCAGCTTACCTGCGAACCTTGAGGAATTCGTGGCGACAAACGTGGAGTGGGAGTCCGACTCGATTCTTCGGGTCCCACAGAGTGGCGAGGGGGGAGTTGTGAAGGGGCCCTTGGCTCATCTTCGCGTTTTGCAATGTTACAACTGCGCTCTCGTGAAGGCAGAGgtgacagcgacgacgccccagctggagcagctgcaggtgttGAGCCTTTCCGGCAATCCAGACTTGGTCATCGATCTCCGCGAGCTGCCGCGCAACCTCCAATCGCTGCAGCTCTCGTACACACAACTGGCTCACTCCACGGTCAGGGAGGTATTGGAGACTGCGCCGGCGTTTCTCTCGCTGCTCAATATCAGCTTCACCGGTGTCGCTCTGACCCTCGACATGCTGCTGTCTGCACGGAATCAGCTAAAGACGCTGGATGTGTCCGGCCTGGAAAGCAGCAAGCCAGTGTCACCTCTGTCTGCCTCGCAGCTGCAAAGTGTGTGTAGCGAAAGTGGCTTCAGCCTCGCAGAACTGTACCTTGCCAGGTGCAGCCTGACAGGCACCCTCCCTGACCTTCGTAACTGCACGAAACTGAAGGTGATCGATTTGTCGCACAACCTCCTCGATGGCGCCGTGTTCACTCAACTCCCCGAGAATATAGAGTTGCTGCATCTCAACAGCAACGTGATACAGGGTGGCCTGCGCACAAGCGAACTCCCACGCACTCTGCGCCGCCTTGATATCTCTGAAAACCACTTCACGGGTGAGGTCGACCTTTcggcactgccgcagcagttGCAGTACCTCGACATTGGCCACAATCACTTCAGCGGCAAGGTGAACCTCACGCAGCTGCCCGAATCTGTCAAGTTTGTTTATATGGAGTACAACGACTTCACCGGCGCGGCTGACCTCGTCGACCTCCCACTCGGCATCCGTTTTATCATGGTCCACCACAACAACTGGGACTACCTCATGCCCGCCCCGTGA
- a CDS encoding C-8 sterol isomerase-like protein (previous protein_id=AAZ09671.1), translating to MTSFKCTTLFLIGVVAVVIAFFAYVDQPSHWVYDPVRLQQIVQQSIATANAANGGNATAKQVTGETIRLILENYPKTTRYTGRWLWNNAGGAMGSMTVLHCSFSEYLIIFGSSVGTEGHTGRFFWADDFFNILVGEQWAALPGVEEREVYRPGDQHILPRGAAKQYRMPDECWALEYARGNIVSMLFFGFADMFSSTLDVVTIYQTVMESAGNMIANTLMGKI from the coding sequence ATGACGTCGTTCAAGTGCACCACCCTTTTCTTGATCGGTGTCGTCGCGGTTGTCATAGCCTTTTTCGCGTACGTGGATCAACCATCGCATTGGGTGTACGACCCcgtgcgcctgcagcagaTTGTGCAGCAGAGTATTGCCACCGCCAATGCGGCAAACGGGGGCAATGCGACGGCAAAACAGGTAACAGGTGAGACCATTCGTCTGATCCTGGAGAACTACCCGAAAACGACGCGATACACGGGCCGCTGGCTCTGGAACAACGCAGGCGGGGCTATGGGGTCCATGACGGTGCTGCACTGCTCCTTCTCAGAGTACCTGATTATCTTTGGCTCCTCTGTCGGCACGGAGGGGCACACGGGTCGCTTCTTCTGGGCTGACGACTTCTTCAACATCCTCGTTGGCgagcagtgggcagcgctgcctggggtggaagagagggaggttTACCGCCCAGGAGATCAGCACATCTTGCCACGCGGCGCGGCGAAGCAGTACCGCATGCCCGACGAGTGCTGGGCGCTCGAGTACGCCCGCGGCAATATCGTATCGATGCTGTTTTTCGGCTTCGCTGACATGTTCAGCTCCACGCTGGATGTGGTGACCATCTACCAGACGGTGATGGAAAGCGCCGGCAACATGATCGCGAATACATTGATGGGCAAAATTTGA